In the Sulfurovum sp. UBA12169 genome, AATGGCCGTGTTCGTTAAAACACCGTCCGCGCCAAGTTCCATGGCTACGGCTGCATCCGATGCGCAACCTATTCCTGCATCTACAATGACAGGTACGCTGACCGCCTCGCGAATAAAGTGAATATTGAATTTATTTTGAATTCCCAGTCCTGAACCAATAGGGGATGCCAAAGGCATAACCGCATTCGCGCCTGCATTTTCAAGTCTTTTTGCCATAATCGGATCATCACTGGTATAAGCCATGATGGTAAACCCGTCTTTTGCCAATACCTCGCACGCCTTGATTGTCTCGATAACATCAGGATAAAGTGTCTTTTGTGTGTCTCCGATAACTTCAAGCTTGATAAGGTCAATCCCTGTGGCTTCACGGGTAAGCCTAAAAAGTGTAATCGCATCTTCAGCAGTGGTGCATCCTGCCGAATTGGGAAGAAACTTAACGTTGGTATTTTTAAAATATGTCATCAAATTTTCTTCTTCGGGGCTGGTTATATTCACGCGTCTTACGGCTACTGTGATCAATTCGCTTCCGCTGGCAAGCGTGGCATCCAAAGTGGTTTGAAAACTGTCATATTTTCCTGAACCCACAATCAGTCTGCTGCCAAATTCATATTTCCCAATTTTTAAAATATCGCTCATGATACATTCCTTTTTATAATCTTGATGGGTTATAACACACCCTAACTTAAAACTTTTCTTATCGCTTCTGCAAGTGCTTCTTTTTCTATCTTGCGTATTTTTTTATCATAACTCTCAAAATCAAGCCCCTCTTTAGCAACCTCTTTTTGAAGAATGATCTCACCCCCATCCAGCTCGCTGCTTACCCAGTGCACACTTACCCCGCCTGTAGAAAAAGTATCATTGTAGCTTTTCTCTATAGCATGAAGCCCTTTGTGTCTAGGAAGCAGTGAAGGATGCAGATTTATCGCATGGATTGCTTCTGTGAAAACCGGGGTTAAGATACGC is a window encoding:
- a CDS encoding thiazole synthase, whose translation is MSDILKIGKYEFGSRLIVGSGKYDSFQTTLDATLASGSELITVAVRRVNITSPEEENLMTYFKNTNVKFLPNSAGCTTAEDAITLFRLTREATGIDLIKLEVIGDTQKTLYPDVIETIKACEVLAKDGFTIMAYTSDDPIMAKRLENAGANAVMPLASPIGSGLGIQNKFNIHFIREAVSVPVIVDAGIGCASDAAVAMELGADGVLTNTAIAGARNPILMAEAMKYAVKAGRMSYLAGRIPKRPFATASSPVDGMIF
- the purN gene encoding phosphoribosylglycinamide formyltransferase, whose product is MKKIAILFSGKGSNFAYIVKALHRQEFEVVVALTNNPEAEGIKIAHQAGIPLEVVDSKNFESREVFDATIVQRLRPYAADLTVLAGFMRILTPVFTEAIHAINLHPSLLPRHKGLHAIEKSYNDTFSTGGVSVHWVSSELDGGEIILQKEVAKEGLDFESYDKKIRKIEKEALAEAIRKVLS